In Urechidicola croceus, a single window of DNA contains:
- a CDS encoding 1-acyl-sn-glycerol-3-phosphate acyltransferase, whose product MKTISKFILFKILRWKIDGEFPKDLNKFVIIVVPHTSWVDFPIGVLINFATGINGNYIGKASLFKPPFGFIFRWLGGTPVDRTKSNNLVNAIVAIFNSNERFILGMSPEGTRKKVSKWKTGFYYVAKGANVPIVSVAFDFEHKTAIIHKPFYTTDDKEADFKILKSNFEGIKGKKPEYS is encoded by the coding sequence ATGAAAACCATTTCAAAATTTATATTATTTAAAATTTTACGTTGGAAAATCGATGGAGAATTCCCGAAAGATCTAAACAAGTTTGTCATTATTGTTGTACCACATACTAGTTGGGTTGATTTTCCGATAGGAGTTTTAATTAACTTTGCAACAGGTATAAATGGTAATTATATAGGTAAAGCATCTTTATTTAAACCACCATTTGGTTTTATATTTCGATGGTTAGGTGGCACTCCTGTTGATAGAACTAAAAGTAATAATTTGGTCAATGCTATTGTTGCTATTTTTAATTCTAATGAACGTTTTATTTTAGGTATGTCTCCAGAAGGAACTCGCAAAAAAGTTTCAAAATGGAAAACCGGATTTTATTATGTTGCCAAAGGTGCTAATGTTCCAATTGTATCAGTTGCTTTTGATTTTGAACATAAAACAGCAATAATACATAAGCCATTTTATACTACCGATGATAAAGAGGCTGATTTTAAAATATTAAAATCTAATTTTGAAGGAATAAAAGGCAAGAAACCTGAATATAGTTAA
- the ytxJ gene encoding bacillithiol system redox-active protein YtxJ — protein MGFFSKKNNASPTEANLKINWIELDDISQLKEIKSNTKTSSIFKHSTRCGISRMVKKQFENGYSLNNDEMDMYYLDLLNHRDISNAISDEFNIVHESPQLIIIKNGEAIFNTSHGDINEIELAQYI, from the coding sequence ATGGGATTCTTTAGTAAAAAAAATAATGCTTCACCTACAGAAGCAAATCTAAAAATAAATTGGATTGAATTAGATGATATTTCTCAGTTAAAAGAAATAAAAAGTAATACTAAAACTTCTTCTATTTTTAAACACTCAACAAGATGTGGAATAAGTAGAATGGTTAAAAAGCAATTTGAAAATGGTTATAGTTTAAATAATGATGAAATGGATATGTACTATTTAGATTTGTTAAATCATAGAGATATTTCAAATGCTATTTCAGATGAGTTTAATATAGTACATGAATCACCACAATTAATTATAATTAAAAATGGTGAGGCTATTTTTAATACATCACATGGTGATATTAATGAAATAGAATTGGCTCAATACATATAA
- the rmuC gene encoding DNA recombination protein RmuC → MNPYLIYTLIILFSIVFGGFIGRLITKLKFEKENSALSERSKNLQSEKEEKERLISKFQEDINLLNKDKENLTIDLTRKISEIENLQKNNAERDQKLKEEQSQLRKDFELMANSILERNSQKITEQNKENLKTILNPLQDKIQTFEKRIDITHKESIDYHAALRQQIIGLKELNVQMGKDAVNLTKALKGDSKTQGNWGELVLERVLEKSGLEKGREYEMEKSFNVEGENQQRLRPDVIIHLPDNKKMIVDSKVSLTAYEQYVNADDEIEKDRFLKEHILSLNRHVSQLSEKKYEDLYQIESPDFVLLFVPIEPAFAIAINNDNQLYNKAFEKNIVIVTPSTLLATLRTIDTMWNNEKQQRNAIEIARQAGALYDKFEGLINDLTKVGKKMDEAKTEYKGAMNKLVEGRGNLITSVEKIKKLGAKAKKSLPEAIVKRAKDEE, encoded by the coding sequence ATGAATCCATACCTTATTTATACACTAATCATACTATTTTCAATTGTTTTCGGCGGCTTTATAGGTCGATTAATTACTAAATTAAAGTTCGAAAAAGAAAACTCTGCATTGTCGGAGCGAAGTAAAAATTTACAATCTGAAAAAGAAGAAAAAGAAAGGTTAATATCCAAATTTCAAGAAGACATTAACCTATTAAATAAAGATAAAGAAAACTTAACAATTGATTTGACTCGAAAGATTTCAGAAATTGAAAATCTACAAAAGAATAATGCTGAACGTGATCAAAAATTAAAAGAAGAGCAATCACAATTGCGTAAAGACTTTGAATTGATGGCAAATTCTATTTTAGAGCGAAATTCTCAAAAAATTACTGAGCAAAATAAAGAAAATCTTAAAACCATTTTAAATCCATTACAGGATAAAATACAAACTTTTGAAAAAAGAATAGATATCACTCACAAGGAAAGTATTGATTATCACGCGGCACTTCGTCAGCAAATTATTGGACTTAAGGAGTTAAATGTTCAAATGGGAAAAGATGCTGTAAATCTAACAAAAGCATTAAAAGGAGATTCTAAAACTCAAGGAAACTGGGGAGAATTGGTATTAGAAAGAGTTTTAGAAAAATCTGGATTAGAAAAAGGACGTGAATATGAAATGGAGAAAAGTTTTAATGTTGAAGGCGAAAATCAACAACGCTTACGTCCAGATGTAATTATCCATTTACCAGACAACAAAAAAATGATTGTTGACTCAAAAGTATCTTTAACTGCCTATGAACAATATGTAAACGCTGATGATGAGATTGAAAAAGACCGATTTTTAAAAGAACATATCTTATCTCTTAATCGACACGTATCCCAATTGAGTGAGAAAAAATATGAAGATTTATATCAAATAGAATCACCTGATTTTGTATTATTATTTGTTCCTATTGAACCTGCATTTGCAATCGCTATTAACAATGACAATCAACTGTACAACAAGGCTTTTGAAAAGAACATTGTAATCGTTACGCCTTCTACCCTATTGGCTACATTAAGAACGATTGATACGATGTGGAATAATGAAAAACAGCAGCGTAATGCTATTGAAATAGCACGACAAGCAGGAGCTCTTTATGACAAATTTGAAGGTTTAATTAACGACTTAACTAAAGTTGGTAAAAAAATGGATGAAGCAAAAACTGAATATAAAGGTGCAATGAACAAGCTTGTTGAAGGTCGAGGAAATCTAATTACATCTGTAGAAAAAATTAAAAAGTTAGGTGCCAAGGCAAAAAAATCACTACCTGAAGCAATTGTCAAACGTGCAAAAGATGAAGAATAA
- a CDS encoding M61 family metallopeptidase, with protein MKIIKSTLLITFCFLLISCGSTKIPTKTNSTPQVVKNTEVKFLINLNDRTDDTFKVKITAPDLTSDNNIFQFASTAPGTYQVMDIGRFVRSFIAMDEKGNLITTTRISTNQFEISEPEKVRTIIYDIAETFDNPVQENPIYIMCGTSIEDNHSLINGQAVFGYFKGMQSNKINLKIEYPSDWIAGTALKLNEDGSYTANSFDQLVDSPILLGNLTKASTNIEGTTVDIFTYSPRGMVQSKQVLATIEGMLRSASKFLNGLPVDRYTFLLHFETNNMNPKGAWEHSYSSGYTFNEKPWNEISKAFKDTAAHEFFHIVTPLNIHSEIIHEFNFIEPVPSRHLWLYEGTTEWASHMMLLRSGEKSLDDYLNTLRRKVFISTKYFDDELSLLDLSLKSYEKETHKQYANIYQRGALIAGMLDIKLLELSNGSKGLIDYINELAKVYGPDKPFEDATFFDEFVKFTFPEIEEFMNLYVKNGGALPLEEFYAKLGITFDAKEFLFEVNENATDQQVYLRKQWMKAL; from the coding sequence ATGAAAATAATTAAATCAACCCTGCTTATTACTTTTTGCTTTTTATTAATTTCATGTGGTAGTACAAAAATTCCAACCAAAACCAATTCAACACCACAAGTTGTTAAGAACACAGAAGTAAAATTTCTTATCAATCTAAACGACCGTACAGACGATACTTTCAAAGTCAAGATTACAGCACCAGATTTAACTAGTGATAATAATATCTTTCAGTTTGCATCTACAGCACCTGGCACCTATCAAGTTATGGATATTGGTAGATTTGTCCGTTCTTTTATAGCAATGGATGAAAAAGGAAATTTAATTACCACAACAAGAATTTCAACCAATCAATTTGAAATCTCAGAACCTGAAAAAGTCCGCACAATAATTTATGATATTGCAGAAACTTTTGACAATCCTGTTCAAGAAAACCCAATATATATTATGTGTGGAACATCTATTGAAGATAACCACTCTTTAATCAACGGACAAGCAGTATTTGGGTATTTTAAAGGAATGCAGTCAAATAAAATTAATTTAAAGATTGAATATCCAAGCGATTGGATTGCGGGAACAGCTTTAAAATTGAACGAAGATGGCTCTTATACAGCCAATAGTTTTGACCAATTAGTTGACTCTCCTATTTTACTAGGTAATTTAACAAAAGCATCAACAAATATTGAAGGTACTACTGTTGATATTTTTACCTACTCTCCTCGTGGAATGGTACAATCTAAACAAGTTCTTGCTACAATTGAAGGAATGCTAAGGTCTGCTAGTAAATTTTTAAATGGATTACCTGTTGATAGATATACATTTTTACTTCATTTTGAAACTAACAATATGAATCCAAAAGGGGCGTGGGAACATTCTTACAGTTCTGGATATACGTTCAATGAAAAACCATGGAATGAAATTTCTAAAGCGTTTAAGGATACTGCAGCACATGAATTTTTTCATATAGTAACTCCGTTAAATATTCATAGTGAAATTATTCACGAGTTTAATTTCATAGAACCAGTTCCATCAAGACATTTATGGCTATATGAAGGAACAACAGAATGGGCATCACATATGATGTTGTTAAGATCAGGTGAAAAATCACTAGATGATTATTTAAACACTTTAAGACGAAAAGTATTTATTTCTACTAAATATTTTGATGATGAATTAAGCCTTTTAGACCTCTCTTTAAAGTCTTACGAAAAAGAAACTCATAAACAATATGCTAATATTTATCAAAGAGGTGCATTAATTGCTGGAATGCTCGATATAAAATTACTTGAATTATCAAATGGTAGTAAAGGACTAATTGATTATATAAATGAATTAGCAAAAGTATATGGACCAGATAAACCATTTGAAGATGCTACATTTTTTGATGAATTTGTTAAATTTACATTTCCTGAAATTGAAGAATTCATGAATTTATATGTTAAAAATGGTGGAGCACTTCCTTTAGAAGAATTTTATGCCAAATTAGGAATTACTTTTGATGCTAAAGAATTTTTATTTGAAGTAAATGAAAATGCTACAGATCAACAAGTTTATCTCCGTAAACAATGGATGAAAGCATTGTAA
- a CDS encoding acyloxyacyl hydrolase, whose product MIKNITYFTLVLTFIFNCLNLNAQEKNSRFSLGFNYGIGKQGDFPFSQDDDYFYEQQYFKVQLNYILKEKNKFCLQLNIEPAVFKADHQLLNKHFVEPSFGENYLEKREEYTQLKTINDYVLGIGLITRYQILKPMSIYAQGSIGPMITDTETERMAKGFAFSDVLSFGLSYKIKTIILDLRYGVRHVSNAELQQPNSGYNSTNFEFGFLVEL is encoded by the coding sequence ATGATAAAAAATATTACTTATTTCACTTTAGTACTTACATTCATTTTTAACTGCCTCAATTTAAATGCACAAGAAAAAAATAGTCGTTTCTCCTTAGGTTTTAATTATGGAATTGGTAAACAAGGCGATTTTCCATTTTCACAAGACGATGATTATTTTTATGAACAGCAGTATTTTAAAGTACAATTAAACTATATTTTAAAAGAAAAAAATAAATTCTGTTTACAACTTAATATTGAACCTGCTGTTTTTAAGGCAGATCACCAATTATTAAACAAACATTTTGTAGAACCATCATTTGGAGAAAATTATCTAGAAAAAAGAGAAGAATATACACAACTCAAGACAATTAATGATTATGTTTTAGGAATTGGCTTAATCACAAGATATCAAATACTCAAACCAATGAGTATTTATGCTCAAGGTAGTATTGGCCCTATGATTACTGATACTGAAACTGAAAGAATGGCCAAAGGGTTTGCCTTTTCTGATGTTTTATCATTTGGATTATCTTATAAAATAAAGACCATTATACTTGATTTAAGATATGGGGTGCGTCATGTTTCAAATGCTGAACTTCAACAACCAAATAGTGGATATAACAGCACAAATTTTGAATTTGGTTTTCTTGTGGAACTATAA
- a CDS encoding SixA phosphatase family protein, protein MKYSFLILIFSFSLNSIFSQETSQNNTKSTTTYYLIRHSEKDLSNPTNSNPDISEKGQERAEKWAELFQNINFDAIYSTDYNRTKQTAEPTSIHNELTTIIYDLKNFDFDKFKTETKNKTVLIVGHSNTIPVFANKFINEEIYEQIEEKNYSNLYIINISNNKISHNLFKID, encoded by the coding sequence ATGAAATATAGTTTTTTAATACTTATTTTTTCCTTTTCTTTAAATTCAATTTTTTCACAAGAAACAAGTCAAAATAATACTAAAAGCACCACAACTTATTACTTAATAAGACATTCTGAAAAAGATTTGAGTAACCCAACGAATAGTAATCCTGATATTTCAGAAAAAGGACAAGAAAGAGCCGAAAAATGGGCGGAATTATTTCAAAATATAAATTTTGACGCTATTTATTCTACAGATTACAATCGCACAAAACAAACAGCTGAGCCTACTTCTATTCACAATGAATTAACAACTATAATCTATGATTTGAAAAACTTTGATTTTGACAAATTCAAAACTGAAACAAAGAACAAAACAGTACTAATTGTTGGTCATAGTAATACAATTCCAGTGTTTGCAAATAAGTTTATAAATGAAGAAATATATGAGCAAATTGAAGAAAAAAACTATTCAAATCTATATATAATTAATATTTCAAATAATAAAATTTCACATAATCTATTTAAAATTGACTAA
- the clpB gene encoding ATP-dependent chaperone ClpB — protein MNFNNFTIKSQEAVQKAQQIAQGFHHQQIDNAHILKGVFEVDENVTPFILNKLGVNIDIFKKTLDTIISSFPKVEGGELMFSKEASKMLIDSQNIAKKMNDEYVSIEHLLIGILKSKGSTTQLMKDNGINEKDLKLAIEELRKGSNVTSQSAEETYNSLNKYAKNLNQLAREGKLDPVIGRGEEIRRILQILTRRTKNNPILVGEPGTGKTAIAEGLAHRIIRGDVPENLKSKIIYSLDMGSLIAGAKYKGEFEERLKSVVKEVISADGDIVLFIDEIHTLVGAGGGQGAMDAANILKPALARGELRAIGATTLDEYQKYFENDKALERRFQKVFVDEPDTESAISILRGIKDKYETHHKVQIKDDAIIAAVELSQRYITNRFLPDKAIDLMDEAASKIRMEINSKPEELDVLDRKIMQLEIEIEAIKRENDELKLKSLRADLANFKEDRNEINAKWTSEKEVVDNLQASKKAIESYKLEAEQAERDGDYGKVAEIRYGKIKDEEENLERFQKEMEANKGQHLIKEEVTSEDIAEVVAKWTGIPVQKMLQGEREKLLKLENELHKKVIGQDEAIQAVSDAVRRSKAGLQDSKKPIGTFLFLGTTGVGKTELAKALAGYLFDDENALTRIDMSEYQERHAVSRLIGAPPGYVGYDEGGQLTEAVRRKPYSIVLLDEIEKAHPDTFNILLQVLDEGRLTDNKGRVADFKNTIIIMTSNMGSDIIQERFDDIDMSKRENIIEKTRFEVVELLKKAVRPEFLNRIDEIIMFTPLNISEIRQIVGLQLNGVSKMLAERDIDFDSTEDAIDALAEKGYDPQFGARPVKRVIQREILNELSKEILAGKVHAESSILLDAFDGKFVFRNK, from the coding sequence ATGAATTTTAATAATTTTACTATAAAATCTCAAGAAGCCGTTCAAAAAGCACAACAAATTGCTCAAGGTTTCCATCATCAGCAAATAGATAATGCCCATATATTAAAAGGTGTTTTTGAAGTTGATGAAAATGTGACTCCATTTATTTTAAATAAATTAGGAGTAAACATAGATATATTTAAAAAAACATTAGATACAATAATAAGCAGCTTTCCAAAAGTTGAAGGTGGTGAATTGATGTTTTCTAAAGAAGCTAGTAAAATGCTTATCGATTCTCAAAATATCGCTAAGAAAATGAATGATGAATATGTTTCTATTGAGCACCTTCTAATTGGAATTTTAAAATCTAAGGGAAGTACTACCCAATTGATGAAAGACAATGGAATCAATGAAAAAGATTTAAAATTAGCAATCGAAGAACTAAGAAAAGGAAGTAATGTTACTTCACAAAGTGCTGAAGAAACATACAATTCGTTAAATAAATACGCAAAAAATCTAAATCAACTTGCTAGAGAAGGAAAACTAGACCCTGTAATAGGTCGTGGAGAAGAAATTCGAAGAATTTTACAAATTTTAACTCGAAGAACTAAAAATAATCCAATATTGGTAGGTGAACCAGGAACTGGTAAAACTGCTATTGCTGAAGGTTTGGCTCATAGAATAATAAGAGGAGATGTTCCTGAAAATTTAAAGAGTAAAATTATTTATTCTTTAGACATGGGCTCATTGATTGCAGGTGCAAAATACAAGGGTGAGTTTGAAGAACGACTTAAATCAGTTGTAAAAGAAGTAATTTCTGCTGATGGAGATATCGTTTTATTCATTGATGAAATACATACTTTAGTTGGTGCTGGTGGTGGTCAAGGCGCTATGGATGCTGCTAATATTCTAAAACCAGCATTGGCTCGTGGAGAATTGCGAGCTATTGGTGCCACTACTCTTGATGAATACCAAAAATATTTTGAAAATGACAAAGCATTAGAAAGAAGATTCCAAAAAGTTTTTGTTGATGAACCTGATACTGAAAGTGCAATTTCGATTTTAAGAGGTATTAAAGATAAATATGAAACACATCATAAAGTACAAATAAAAGATGATGCTATTATTGCCGCTGTTGAACTCTCACAACGTTATATCACAAATCGATTTTTACCAGACAAAGCAATTGATTTAATGGATGAAGCTGCTTCTAAAATCAGAATGGAAATCAATTCAAAACCAGAAGAATTAGATGTTTTGGATAGAAAAATAATGCAACTTGAAATTGAAATTGAGGCAATAAAACGTGAAAATGACGAACTAAAATTAAAATCTCTAAGAGCTGATTTAGCTAATTTCAAAGAAGATAGAAATGAGATTAATGCCAAGTGGACAAGTGAAAAAGAAGTTGTTGATAATCTACAAGCATCCAAAAAAGCAATTGAATCTTATAAGTTAGAAGCTGAACAAGCAGAAAGAGATGGAGATTATGGAAAAGTTGCCGAAATAAGATATGGAAAAATAAAAGATGAAGAAGAAAATTTAGAACGCTTCCAAAAAGAAATGGAAGCAAATAAAGGTCAACATCTAATAAAAGAAGAAGTAACTAGCGAAGATATTGCCGAAGTTGTTGCCAAATGGACCGGAATTCCAGTTCAAAAAATGTTGCAAGGCGAACGTGAAAAATTGTTAAAACTAGAAAATGAACTTCATAAAAAAGTTATTGGACAAGATGAGGCAATTCAAGCGGTTTCTGATGCGGTTAGACGCTCAAAAGCAGGACTTCAAGATAGTAAAAAACCTATTGGAACTTTCTTGTTTTTAGGAACAACTGGTGTTGGTAAAACAGAATTAGCCAAAGCATTGGCTGGTTATTTATTTGATGATGAAAACGCCTTAACAAGAATTGATATGAGTGAATATCAAGAACGTCATGCTGTAAGTAGATTGATTGGAGCACCTCCTGGATATGTTGGTTATGATGAAGGTGGTCAATTGACTGAAGCAGTTAGAAGAAAACCATATTCTATTGTTCTACTTGATGAAATTGAAAAAGCACATCCTGATACTTTCAATATTTTATTACAAGTTTTAGATGAAGGAAGGTTAACTGATAATAAAGGTCGTGTTGCAGATTTTAAAAACACAATTATCATAATGACTTCCAATATGGGTTCAGATATTATTCAAGAAAGATTTGATGATATAGATATGTCTAAGCGTGAGAATATTATTGAAAAAACAAGATTTGAAGTCGTTGAATTATTAAAAAAAGCTGTTCGTCCAGAATTTTTAAATAGAATTGATGAAATTATTATGTTCACACCTTTAAATATAAGTGAAATAAGGCAAATTGTTGGTTTACAATTAAATGGAGTTTCAAAAATGTTGGCTGAACGCGATATTGATTTTGATTCTACCGAAGATGCAATTGATGCATTGGCTGAAAAAGGTTACGATCCACAATTTGGTGCAAGACCTGTAAAAAGGGTAATACAACGTGAAATTTTAAATGAACTTTCAAAAGAGATTTTGGCAGGTAAAGTACATGCTGAATCCTCAATCCTACTCGATGCATTTGATGGAAAGTTTGTATTTAGAAATAAATAA
- the gcvT gene encoding glycine cleavage system aminomethyltransferase GcvT, with protein MKNTALTHIHESLGAKLVPFAGYNMPVQYEGVNAEHETVRNGVGVFDVSHMGEFLIEGENALALIQKVTSNDASKLKIGDAQYSCMPNTDGGIVDDLIIYRVKEFTYLLVVNASNIDKDWEWISSYNDVNAEMKNISEGFSLLAIQGPKAVEAMQSLTSVDLSDIKYYTFKVSDFAGIEHVIISATGYTGSGGFEIYCKNSEVEQIWNKVLEAGKNFGIKPIGLAARDTLRLEMGYCLYGNDINDTTSPIEAGLGWITKFTKDFVNAEELQKQKTYGTERKLVGFELDERGIPRHDYDIVDSNGNIIGVVTSGTMSPSLKKGIGLGYVPKVFSKLGSKIYIQVRKKAIPATIVKLPFYKG; from the coding sequence ATGAAAAACACAGCATTAACACATATTCACGAATCTTTAGGAGCAAAATTAGTGCCATTTGCAGGTTATAATATGCCTGTACAATATGAAGGTGTTAATGCCGAACATGAAACAGTAAGAAATGGTGTTGGTGTATTTGATGTTTCACATATGGGAGAATTCTTGATTGAAGGTGAAAATGCGCTTGCATTAATTCAAAAAGTAACTTCAAATGATGCTTCAAAATTAAAAATTGGTGATGCGCAATATAGTTGTATGCCAAATACTGATGGTGGAATTGTAGATGATTTAATCATTTACCGAGTAAAAGAATTTACTTATTTACTAGTTGTTAATGCATCAAATATTGATAAAGATTGGGAATGGATTTCATCATATAATGATGTGAATGCAGAAATGAAAAATATATCTGAAGGATTTTCATTATTAGCAATTCAAGGTCCTAAAGCTGTTGAAGCAATGCAAAGTCTAACTTCTGTAGATTTATCAGATATTAAATATTACACATTTAAAGTCAGTGATTTTGCGGGAATTGAGCATGTAATTATTTCTGCAACTGGATATACAGGTTCTGGTGGATTTGAAATTTATTGTAAAAATAGTGAGGTTGAGCAAATATGGAACAAAGTGCTTGAAGCTGGTAAAAATTTTGGTATCAAGCCAATAGGCCTTGCTGCTCGTGATACTTTAAGGCTAGAAATGGGCTATTGTTTATATGGAAATGATATTAATGATACCACTTCACCAATTGAAGCAGGCTTAGGTTGGATTACTAAATTTACCAAAGATTTTGTTAATGCAGAAGAGTTACAAAAGCAAAAAACATATGGAACAGAGCGTAAATTAGTTGGTTTTGAATTAGATGAACGTGGAATTCCTCGTCATGATTATGATATTGTTGACAGTAATGGAAATATTATTGGAGTTGTAACTTCAGGAACTATGAGTCCGTCATTAAAAAAGGGAATTGGCTTGGGTTATGTACCAAAAGTATTTTCAAAATTAGGTAGTAAAATTTATATTCAAGTTCGTAAAAAAGCAATACCAGCAACAATAGTTAAACTTCCATTTTATAAAGGATAA
- the glyA gene encoding serine hydroxymethyltransferase yields the protein MQRDQIIFDLIEDEKNRQLNGIELIASENFVSEQVMKAAGSVLTNKYAEGYPGKRYYGGCEVVDVVEQIAIDRAKELFGCEYVNVQPHAGSQANAAVFHAVLKPGDKILGFDLSHGGHLTHGSPVNFSGKLFKTSFYGVEEETGVLNYDKIQETATKEQPKLIIAGASSYSRDIDFKRFREIADSVGALLLADISHPAGLIAKGILNDPMSHCHIVTTTTHKTLRGPRGGMIMLGKDFENPWGETLKSGKPKMMSTIMNSAVFPGMQGGPLEHIIAAKAIAFGEALTDEFLHYQIQLKKNAAALAAALVAKDYNLISGGTDNHMMLIDLRNKGISGKDAEQALVKADITVNKNMVPFDDKSPFVTSGIRIGSAAVTTRGMVEGDMQGIVDLIDEVITNHDNETVLEEISKKVHAMMSHRPLFKM from the coding sequence ATGCAACGCGATCAAATCATTTTTGACTTAATTGAAGACGAAAAAAACAGACAACTTAATGGTATTGAATTAATAGCTTCAGAGAACTTTGTTAGTGAACAAGTTATGAAAGCTGCAGGTTCAGTATTGACAAATAAATATGCTGAGGGATATCCAGGAAAAAGATATTATGGAGGTTGTGAAGTAGTTGATGTAGTAGAACAAATTGCTATTGATAGAGCAAAAGAATTATTTGGTTGTGAATATGTAAATGTTCAACCACATGCTGGAAGTCAAGCAAATGCTGCAGTATTTCATGCTGTATTGAAGCCAGGAGATAAAATTTTAGGATTTGATTTATCTCATGGAGGTCATTTAACTCATGGATCACCAGTGAATTTTTCTGGAAAATTATTTAAAACTTCTTTTTATGGTGTTGAAGAGGAAACTGGAGTTTTAAATTATGATAAAATTCAGGAAACAGCAACTAAGGAACAACCAAAATTAATAATTGCTGGTGCTTCGTCTTACTCAAGAGATATAGATTTTAAAAGGTTTCGTGAAATAGCAGATAGCGTTGGAGCATTATTACTTGCTGATATATCACATCCAGCAGGGTTGATTGCAAAAGGAATTTTAAATGATCCAATGTCTCATTGTCATATTGTGACAACAACGACTCATAAAACTTTAAGAGGTCCAAGAGGAGGAATGATTATGTTAGGAAAAGATTTTGAAAATCCTTGGGGAGAGACATTAAAAAGTGGAAAACCTAAAATGATGTCAACTATTATGAATTCTGCTGTATTCCCAGGAATGCAAGGAGGACCATTAGAGCATATCATTGCAGCAAAAGCAATCGCATTTGGTGAAGCGTTGACCGATGAGTTTTTACATTATCAAATTCAATTAAAGAAAAATGCAGCAGCATTGGCAGCAGCATTGGTTGCAAAAGATTATAATTTAATTTCTGGAGGAACTGACAATCATATGATGTTGATTGACCTTAGAAATAAAGGAATTTCTGGAAAGGATGCTGAACAAGCATTAGTAAAAGCAGATATTACAGTAAATAAAAATATGGTACCATTTGATGATAAGTCACCATTTGTAACGAGTGGAATCAGAATTGGTTCTGCAGCAGTTACAACTCGAGGAATGGTTGAAGGTGATATGCAAGGAATTGTAGATTTGATTGATGAAGTAATCACAAATCATGATAATGAAACAGTTTTAGAAGAAATATCTAAAAAAGTTCATGCAATGATGAGCCACAGACCATTATTTAAAATGTAA
- the smpB gene encoding SsrA-binding protein SmpB, with the protein MQKKVNIQNKKARFEYEILDKYVAGIKLSGTEIKSIRESKARITESFCEFNEAGELFVINMFIEEYTHGNFYNHQPKSARKLLLNKRELKKLRKEIQNVGLTIIPLKLFLTDKGWAKLEIALCKGKKLYDKRENLKDRDNKRDLARIKKNF; encoded by the coding sequence ATGCAAAAAAAAGTAAACATACAAAACAAAAAAGCCCGTTTTGAATATGAAATTCTTGACAAATATGTGGCTGGAATAAAGTTAAGCGGTACAGAGATTAAAAGTATTCGTGAAAGCAAAGCACGTATTACTGAAAGTTTTTGTGAATTTAATGAGGCTGGAGAATTGTTTGTAATAAATATGTTTATAGAAGAATATACTCACGGTAATTTCTACAACCATCAACCTAAAAGTGCACGAAAATTACTTTTAAACAAAAGAGAATTAAAAAAGTTAAGAAAAGAAATACAAAATGTAGGTTTAACAATTATTCCTCTTAAATTATTTTTAACAGATAAAGGTTGGGCTAAACTTGAAATTGCACTTTGTAAGGGTAAAAAGTTATATGACAAAAGAGAAAATTTAAAAGATCGTGACAACAAGCGTGATTTAGCAAGAATTAAAAAGAATTTTTAA